One genomic region from Acidobacteriota bacterium encodes:
- a CDS encoding SRPBCC family protein: MPTTTSSSSTAVTSEPIESVWRQFVNVLTWEGIGPVGDVSDPVVENDELVSFRWVTHAAGGKYPGTATVSTWKHLDTIGIDISSTEVSGTITMVTSRVEDGTQLDVTVFARPEGLLASLFFPAIARAIENGLPGQVEDFAHRLVTQADI, from the coding sequence CAACAGCCGTGACATCCGAACCCATAGAGTCTGTGTGGAGACAGTTCGTCAACGTATTGACGTGGGAGGGCATCGGACCAGTCGGGGATGTTTCCGACCCGGTAGTTGAGAACGACGAGCTTGTTTCGTTTCGGTGGGTGACACACGCCGCGGGAGGCAAATATCCCGGCACCGCGACGGTCTCGACCTGGAAGCACCTCGACACTATCGGGATTGATATCTCGAGCACCGAGGTCAGCGGCACAATTACGATGGTCACCAGTCGCGTTGAAGACGGGACACAGCTTGATGTCACTGTATTTGCTCGACCTGAAGGTCTGCTCGCCAGCTTGTTCTTCCCCGCTATTGCACGAGCTATCGAAAACGGTCTGCCGGGCCAGGTCGAAGACTTCGCCCACCGGCTGGTAACCCAAGCAGATATCTAG
- the atpC gene encoding ATP synthase F1 subunit epsilon, which yields MADHPLFTVDIVTPEAVIWSGQAEFVSAMTTEGEIGVFAGHEPTMAALSTGAVEIHGEDGVVIVGIHGGFLQIARDTVTLLTDRAEMTDGGRSEAIRLAQGLRDDTPGDAGQ from the coding sequence ATGGCCGACCATCCCCTGTTCACAGTCGACATAGTGACGCCTGAGGCGGTCATTTGGAGTGGCCAGGCTGAGTTTGTGTCGGCCATGACCACTGAAGGTGAGATCGGGGTGTTTGCGGGTCACGAGCCAACGATGGCTGCGTTATCGACGGGTGCAGTGGAGATCCACGGTGAAGACGGTGTGGTGATTGTGGGCATCCACGGAGGGTTTCTGCAGATCGCCCGCGACACCGTGACCCTGCTCACCGATCGTGCTGAAATGACCGACGGGGGACGCTCTGAAGCGATCCGACTTGCACAGGGCCTTCGAGACGACACTCCGGGCGACGCCGGCCAGTAA